The following proteins are encoded in a genomic region of Colletotrichum higginsianum IMI 349063 chromosome 9, whole genome shotgun sequence:
- a CDS encoding NAD dependent epimerase/dehydratase has translation MSDLTALPKGSLILVTGANGYIGSHTINTLLQLGYRIRGTVRSEKPWLTELFKNKYGEGVYEQVVVPRLDDPEALGQVMTGVDGVIHVASDVSMTDDPNAAIPWVVKATESALAAAAKHSSVKRVVLTSSAFAAVVPIPDKKGVHVDETTFNEDAIKAAWDPNTPKEIKPGYVYAASKAEGERAAWKWVEEHKPGYTFNTVLPNFNTGEILHPEIRGSTMGFARDVLKGQGDMLLAFMPQWYVDVVDVARLHAVALLADPVKSQRIWASAAPVNTSDFIDLFRELRPDNKLIPEKPASEGRDLTELPPAAKAEGLLQKYFGQKGWTPFRESVEAGIRDS, from the exons ATGTCGGACCTCACAGCACTACCCAAGGGATCTCTGATCCTCGTCACCGGGGCCAACGGATACATCGGCTCTCACACCATCAACACGCTCCTTCAACTGGGCTACCGCATCCGTGGTACGGTCCGATCCGAAAAGCCATGGCTCACTGAGCTGTTCAAGAACAAgtacggcgagggcgtctATGAGCAGGTGGTCGTccctcgtctcgacgacccGGAGGCTCTCGGGCAGGTCATGAccggcgttgacggcgtcATCCACGTG GCTTCCGACGTTTCCATGACCGACGACCCCAACGCCGCCATTCCCTGGGTGGTAAAGGCAACCGAGAGCGCcttggcggccgcggcgaaACACTCTTCGGTCAAGCGAGTTGTTCTCACGTCTTCCGCCTTTGCAGCAGTGGTCCCCATCCCCGACAAGAAGGGCGTTCACGTCGACGAGA CGACGTTCAACGAAgacgccatcaaggccgccTGGGACCCCAACACTCCCAAGGAGATCAAGCCGGGTTACGTCTATGCGGCGtccaaggccgagggcgagcgGGCTGCGTGGAAATGGGTTGAAGAACACAAGCCCGGGTACACATTCAACACTGTCCTGCCCAACTTCAAC ACGGGAGAGATTCTCCACCCCGAAATCAGGGGCTCGACCATGGGCTTTGCCCGCGACGTGTTGAAGGGCCAAGGAGATATGCTGCTCGCCTTCATGCCGC AATGGtacgtcgacgtcgttgacgTTGCGCGTCtccacgccgtcgccctgctTGCCGACCCGGTCAAGTCGCAGAGAATCTGGGCGTCCGCGGCGCCCGTCAACACGTCTGACTTTATCGATCTCTTCCGCGAGCTGAGGCCGGACAACAAGCTCATACCGGAGAAGCCTGCGAGCGAGGGCCGCGACCTCACCGAGCTCCCTCCGGCAGCCAAGGCCGAGGGTTTGTTGCAGAAGTACTTTGGCCAGAAGGGCTGGACCCCTTTCAGGGAGAGTGTCGAAGCGGGAATCCGCGATTCGTAA